The proteins below come from a single Desulfitobacterium metallireducens DSM 15288 genomic window:
- a CDS encoding class II fructose-1,6-bisphosphate aldolase, whose translation MSLVPMTELLKKAQQGHYAVGAFNCNNMEIVQAIVAAAEAEKSPVIIQASQGAIKYAGIEYISTLTQLAAEKASVPVALHLDHGTSFAQVVQCVRNGFSSVMIDGSKLPLEENIALTNKVIEVAHSIGVSVEAELGKIGGTEDDISVSERDTLFTDPSDAERFVREAKVDALAIAIGTAHGQYKGVPKLDFERLKEIRKRVDTPIVLHGSSGVPEEAIREAISLGVCKVNIDTNIREAFVAAARQVMEQNPNEIDPRKMLGPAREATIAIIRGKIQIFGSSGKA comes from the coding sequence ATGAGTTTGGTTCCTATGACGGAACTTCTGAAGAAAGCACAGCAAGGACATTATGCAGTAGGTGCTTTCAACTGTAATAATATGGAGATTGTTCAAGCGATTGTGGCAGCAGCTGAGGCGGAAAAATCACCTGTTATTATTCAGGCGAGCCAAGGTGCAATTAAATATGCAGGAATTGAGTATATCTCGACCTTAACCCAGTTAGCAGCTGAAAAGGCGAGCGTTCCGGTTGCTTTGCATCTCGATCATGGAACAAGCTTTGCTCAAGTGGTGCAATGCGTTCGTAATGGTTTTAGTTCGGTCATGATTGATGGTTCTAAACTTCCACTCGAAGAGAACATTGCTTTGACCAACAAAGTGATTGAAGTAGCTCATTCGATTGGAGTTTCTGTTGAAGCAGAACTTGGAAAAATCGGGGGAACTGAGGATGATATTTCGGTGAGTGAGCGTGATACACTCTTCACAGACCCCAGTGATGCAGAACGCTTTGTAAGAGAAGCAAAAGTGGATGCTTTGGCTATTGCCATTGGAACGGCACATGGGCAATATAAAGGAGTACCTAAACTTGATTTTGAACGTTTGAAAGAAATTAGGAAACGAGTGGATACTCCGATTGTTCTTCATGGTTCTTCAGGTGTTCCGGAAGAAGCAATTCGTGAAGCGATTTCTTTAGGCGTTTGTAAGGTTAATATTGATACGAATATTCGTGAAGCGTTTGTGGCTGCAGCACGTCAAGTGATGGAGCAGAATCCGAACGAGATTGACCCACGTAAAATGCTTGGGCCAGCTCGGGAAGCGACGATCGCCATTATTAGAGGGAAGATTCAGATTTTTGGCAGCAGTGGTAAGGCATAA
- a CDS encoding response regulator, producing the protein MILSERVRRLANILVVDDQLGVRRLLYETFREEQHEVVMAANGKEALKSLENFRPDLILMDMKMPGMNGIDTLRQIRTFNTEVGVIMMTAYGDAQNMEQARELGVLHYMSKPFDLFELRDHVREILANKQEKDSSAS; encoded by the coding sequence ATGATCTTGAGTGAAAGGGTGAGGAGATTGGCTAATATTCTGGTTGTTGATGACCAGCTGGGGGTTAGAAGGCTACTTTATGAAACGTTTCGTGAAGAACAGCATGAAGTAGTAATGGCGGCCAACGGTAAAGAGGCACTCAAGAGTCTAGAAAATTTTAGACCCGATCTGATCTTGATGGATATGAAGATGCCTGGGATGAATGGAATTGATACTCTTCGACAGATCCGAACGTTCAACACGGAAGTCGGTGTCATTATGATGACTGCCTATGGAGATGCTCAAAATATGGAGCAAGCTCGTGAGCTAGGAGTTCTTCATTATATGAGTAAACCGTTTGACCTGTTTGAACTTAGAGATCATGTGCGCGAAATATTAGCGAATAAGCAAGAAAAAGATTCTTCGGCTAGCTAA
- the alr gene encoding alanine racemase: protein MSGTWIEIDLDAILNNYQEIVSQLQPQSRLMAVVKADAYGMGAVEVARVLQEAGCESFAVTTVAEGVILREHGIKGQILVLGPVLKDEFTESLQADLLLTLSSLGQIGDLEQSAQSLGKTALVHIKLETGMGRTGFFYENLEDLAQALGECSWVKPVGIFTHFARGAQRDRTYSQEQYTRFQRGVNRLEEMGISGLLKHVCNSAAFLDYPEWHHDFVRIGTLLIGHVPSTGFAGKLNLKDPWLAKARIVHLRKVPKGTFVGYQSIYRTKKETQLAVIPVGYADGFGLIPHMIPQGLMDFIKIVIKNFLALFGVYLGGENATLEGHTVPVAGKVGMQLTILDVGDRPCQVGDEVIIPLRRTLANARIPRIYRKDKRIFTKREIKEGFLPIDPEYSNYDLE, encoded by the coding sequence TTGAGTGGGACTTGGATTGAGATTGATTTAGATGCCATTTTAAATAATTATCAGGAAATTGTAAGTCAACTTCAACCTCAAAGCCGACTGATGGCCGTTGTGAAAGCAGATGCGTATGGGATGGGGGCTGTAGAGGTTGCTCGTGTTCTCCAAGAAGCAGGTTGCGAATCGTTTGCAGTGACTACGGTTGCTGAAGGAGTTATTTTACGTGAGCATGGAATTAAGGGCCAAATTCTTGTCCTAGGTCCAGTGCTAAAGGACGAATTTACCGAATCTTTACAAGCTGATCTGCTATTAACTCTCTCTAGTTTAGGACAGATTGGAGATTTGGAGCAGAGCGCTCAGAGCCTAGGGAAGACTGCCTTAGTTCATATTAAGTTGGAGACAGGTATGGGACGGACGGGCTTCTTTTATGAAAACTTAGAGGATTTGGCTCAAGCGCTTGGAGAATGCTCATGGGTTAAACCTGTAGGAATCTTTACGCATTTTGCTCGTGGCGCGCAAAGAGATCGCACCTATTCGCAAGAACAATACACTCGTTTTCAAAGAGGCGTGAACCGGTTAGAGGAAATGGGAATAAGCGGGCTATTAAAACATGTCTGCAATAGTGCTGCTTTTTTGGATTATCCGGAATGGCATCATGATTTTGTGAGAATAGGCACGCTTCTGATTGGGCATGTTCCTTCAACAGGATTTGCGGGTAAGCTGAATCTTAAAGATCCTTGGCTTGCTAAGGCTCGGATTGTTCATCTTCGGAAAGTGCCTAAAGGAACTTTTGTAGGGTACCAAAGTATTTACCGAACGAAGAAAGAGACACAGCTTGCGGTTATTCCTGTTGGGTATGCTGATGGATTTGGGTTGATACCTCATATGATACCTCAAGGTCTGATGGATTTTATTAAAATTGTGATTAAAAATTTTTTAGCTCTCTTTGGAGTTTATTTAGGGGGAGAAAACGCAACGTTGGAAGGTCATACTGTACCTGTTGCAGGAAAAGTAGGAATGCAATTGACGATTTTGGATGTCGGTGATCGTCCCTGCCAGGTCGGGGATGAGGTCATTATTCCTTTGAGGAGAACATTAGCCAACGCTCGTATTCCCCGAATCTATCGAAAAGATAAAAGAATTTTTACAAAAAGAGAAATAAAAGAAGGGTTTTTACCAATCGATCCAGAATATTCTAATTATGATCTTGAGTGA